TCCTACAGGTTAAATGTCTTGGTGTTGCTTTCCGAATTATTTTCGGGGGACATTTTGTCCACTTGATGGATGATGACCATTCCAATGGATAGTAATTTAGATCATTCATCTCGGGAGCGAGTTCAGCGCCTCTACAACAAGGTTGGTGTATAAAAATACTAGGTGTTTGCTTGTGTTGTGTTTTACTTGTAAAGCTGCCAGTTGAACATCCATTTAACGACCATATTTGTTGGCAGTATAGTTGCAAGTTGTATCTATTTAGATCATCTTTTTGCACAAAGAGCTACTATATATCTGCTCGTTTAAAACATGtgattgacattttttttttcttatcttcaatttttattataaagaaTGTTGAGTTGGAGAATAAACGGAGAAAAGCAGCACAAGCTAGAGTTCCTTCTGATCCAAGTGCATGGCAACAAATGCGAGAAAACTATGAAACTATCATCCTGGAGGATCATGTTTTCTCAGAACAACATGAAATAGAGTATGCCTTGTGGCAGATGCATTACAGGAGAATTGAGGAATTGCGGGCACACTTCAATGCTGCTGCAAATTCTAGTGGGACAACAAATGGGAAAGTTCATCCTACTAGTGGACCAGATCGCATCACAAAGATCCGAACACAGTTTAAAACTTTCCTTTCAGAAGCAACAGGTTTTTACCATGATTTGATGCTAAAAATTAGGGCCAAGTATGGTCTTCCACTGGGATATAACTCTGATGATCCAGAGAATCAGATTGCTTCCTCTAATGATGGTAACAAGTCTGTGGAGTTGAAGAAAGGATTGATATCCTGCCATCGTTGTTTGATTTATCTTGGTGATCTTGCTCGGTACAAAGGCTTATATGGTGAGGGTGATTCTAAAGCTCGTGATTTTGCGGCTGCTTCGAGTTATTACCTGCAAGCTTCGTCAATTTGGCCTTCAAGTGGTAATCCTCATCATCAGGTATTTTCCACAATTAAAGGGCAAGATGAATATTGATTAATGTTCATATAAAATGGTTTGTTTCTGAGTGTTCTTTTTGTGGTGGCTGATTGCCTTGTTTACTCAGCTTGCAATACTGGCTTCCTATTCCAATGATGAGCTGGTGGCTATTTATCGCTATTTCCGCAGTCTTGCAGTAGAAAGCCCTTTTGCCACTGCAAGGGATAACTTGATCATTGCATTTGAGAAGGTAACCAACCTATCTTTGAGGTGAtccccctccccctccccctTCCTGGACCAACTTCTTTTGTAGGGTCATGTCTACTAGATTTGTTCAGTACAGACTGCAGACTGCGATCTTAAGAGTGTAAGTAGTCTATGTTACTCATAGGCAGATGCAGGAAAAGTTTAAAAAACAGTAGTTATTTAGAATGACTTGAATTATGTCATATATCTCTCTTCTACTTATACTTAATAAGAAAAAGTCATCTATATCTCTTCTGTGTGTTTGTCTTAGAACTGTCTCGATGCCATTGCAAACATTTTATAGTAGTATGGTGCTTCTTGTGATACATTATCATAAATGATTTTGGTAAAAGCTAATGATAATGTACTTTACTGTTATAGCAGACAGTATTGAAGTTTTATGCAAAAGAAAACCATAGACCGGTCACAGGTGGTGAAGTTGGTTTTGTTGTTGGAGAAATTTTAATTGTAAACTATATGCATAGAGCTGTGCTATTCCCCCTGTATTATGTTCGTTACTTGCGGCCTCGTCAGAATATGCCTCTAGTAAAATTGTGACATACATGTGTATCGTTTTTGTAATTCTGAACAATAGATTGGGAGGATCTTCGAGTTTTATATTTTACTGTGGTTTGGGCATTGAGTTTTTCCAGTATGTTTGATAGTGCAACCTTTACCAGAAAGTATAAAACCAAATTCATACCCCAAAGGTACGTGTTCCATTAAATGCCTCTAAAAATCGGTCAACATTATACCCTACAACTAACTCTCAATTCACCTCTTGTCATATAAAAATCCCAAGTTGCATTCTTCTTTCCTTATCACATTTACTCCAATTTTCATTAACCATTTCCATTGAATAAAGCCTCATTTACTCCAATGGTAAAATAAGAGGAATagtgttatttattttgattttatgaaatgataattattaataaatatttatttttactaaggacgccatttatataaatataaactaaGGAAGTAGTGTTTAGAGGTTGAGTTGAATTGGACCCATGAGCTAGCGTAGGCACGACCTCCTTGATTTGAGCCAAGTCCATGTTAGTTCAAGTGAAAATTGGAATTACTCATAAGCTCTAATTTTTAACATTTTGTACTACTTAGTATTTGTAGGCCTagataaatactaaataaagtGTTGGATTAAGCTCTCAAGGCATTGAATTCATTATGTGGAGAACCTCTTCTTTCATTTTGATTGGAAAAGTTGAACTCTATTAATATCAATACATGTTATCTATTCATATGAATTGCCAAGGAGGTGTGCAACCCATAAGTTTTGGGTTTCTTATAGCCCTAGtgcaaaatatttatatatttatttttctgagATGTTATTGGTTAATTGTAAAATTTGTAAGCAGCGGCTTCTGTGTCATCTTTTGGCAGAACCGTCAGTGTTACATCCAGATACTGGGGGATACTAAAGTTTCCTCCACCAAGGCAGTACCTCTTCGCACGATTGGAAAAGGAAGAGGTAAAGGAGAAACGAGGCAACCGATGAAAGATGATAAGGTTGAAGCAATCTCAGTCCAGGAAAAAGCTTCTAGTATGTCGTACATCTTTAGAACCTTCTCCACGAGATATGTTCGACTGAATGGCATTCTTTTCACCCGCACTAGGTATTTTTCCTGTCCATAGTCTAATTGAGTTTTctatttgaatataatataacaatatgCTGATATTGTTCTTTTGCCATCTTTAACCAGCTTGGAAACTTTTGGAGAAGTGCAGTTGGTGGTTAAGAATGATCTGCTCAAGCTTCTCTCTTCTGGGCCTGATGAGAAGTATAATTTTGGTACTGACGCTGCCGACTGTAGACTGGCTATTGTGAGGATTGTGGGTATCCTGATATTCACTGTTCATAATGTGAACAGGGAAAGTGAAAATAAGTCGTATGCTGAGATTTTACAGAGATCTGTTCTTCTACAGAATTCGTTTACTGCTGTTTTTGAGTTCATGGGTCATGTTGTTGAGAGATGTGTCCAACTAAGTGATCCCACCACAAGCTTCCTTTTGCCTGGTGTTTTGGTGTTTGTTGAGTGGTTGGCATGCCATCAAGATGTTGCGCTTGGCAATGAACCAGAAGAGAAACAAACGACAGCTAGATCATTTTTCTGGAAGAACTGTATTGCTTTCTTTAATAAGCTATTGTCCAGTGGGTTCAAGTTTGTTGATGACGACAAGGATGAAACATGCTTTTTCAATATGAGCAGgtatgatgaagaagaaagcGGCAATCGTCTTGCATTGCCTGAGGATTTCGAACTGAGAGGGTTTCTACCTCTTCTTCCGGCACAACTTATCCTTGATTTTTCAAGGAAGCATTCTTTTGGTGGTGATGGTGGCATCAAAGAGAAGAAATCACGTCTCCAGAGGATAATAGCTGCAGGAAAGGCCCTTGCTAGTGTGGTCCGTGTTGGAGAAGAGGGAATATATTTTAACAGTACGGCAAAGAAATTCATCATTGGCATTGAGCCCCAAGTGTCTGATGATTATGTACATGGTTGCACAATGGAAGTTCCCAAATTAAGTGGTATTGGGCTGGTGAATCCAGCTGCAGGGCAGTTAACTGTAGGAGCTCTGCAGCCTAAGCAACAATTGTATGTGGAGTGTGAGGAAGAAGATGAGGTAATTGTCTTTAAGCCATCTGCAGCAGAAAAGCATGTGAATGGAAGCACTTCAAACATGATGGCCACGGAAGTTCCTGTTTCATATGTTGGTGCTGCCAATGTTCCTCCTCGCATTAGCATAACCTCTGCTGGTCTTGGAAATGAGGTGGGCCCGTTTTCAGCTGCACTTGATGGATTGATCACGCCGAGTGCTTTACATGCAAGTGTAAGGCCTCACTCAACTATTGCTAATAACAGTGGCCAATATATGCAGCCTATTCAACCAAATACTTCAATGTGGTCCGTTCAACAGGGTGCTGTTATGAATGGATTGGCTAGCTTGAACTTGATAGGAAATGATCCAACTATAAAATCTGAGTTGCAAGATCGTTCAGGAGTATTTCCACCTGCAACATATTCGATCCCTTTTCCACAGTCTGTCAATTTTAGCATAGCAAATAGCATTCCTGCGCAGGTTCCAGATGCTGCTATACCATCTAACTTCAGTTCACTTTCATCCTCAGTAGCTGGTATGGACAGCATGTCAGTAAAGTCTCCGTCAGTCACGTCAACAGGTATAAAGAAAAATCCAGTTAGCAGACCTGTTAGGCATCTGGGTCCACCCCCAGGCTTTGGTTATGTTCCTTCCAAAGTCGTGGATGAATCTTCATCAGCCATAACTGTAAAGAATGAACATTCTCTTCCTCCTATGGATGACTATAGCTGGCTGGATGGATATCAGCTGTCTTCATCAAATCAGAGCACTGGTTTCAATAACTCCATTAATCATTCAACACAAAACTACGTCTCCGTGAGCAAGAGCAGTAGCTCAGTTGGGATGGCAAGTTTTCCTTTCCCTGGGAAACAGGTAAACCCCCTGCATGTACAATTAGGGAATCAGAAAGGTCGGGAGGACTACCAGATATCTGAACAATTAAAACTGTACCAGGAGCAACCTCAGCAACTCAAGAGTGTGAATCAACAATCTGTTGCATTGCCTCAGCAGCATCAAGGACAGTCTCTGTGGGAATGCCGTTTCTTCGTGTGATATGGATACGAGAGAATAGATGGTAAAATCCTTGTACCTTAAAGGAGAATTACCTTGATCAAGTAAATATCCCATGTCTTTTTCTTTCCTACCCATATATTCATCTTTCTTACGTTTGGATGCTTAAGTTTTTCCAGGTTGTTAACAGTTACTGTGACGATGTCCAGCGGCCTGTTGCTAGGACGTTCAACCATCATATTTGCAGTATGGCCAAGGTTATTAAGTTTTTCTTGCAGCATGGATGGTCTTGGAGTGTTGCAGGCACTTGCTGTCGAGCAGGTATAGCCCTCCTCCCTCCTCCCTCCTCCCTCCTCCCTCCTCCCATCTCTCTGTTTCTCTTGGTTTTCCACTGTGCATTTGAGTGGACATACTTTTGACAATTTCTTATGATTCATCCTGATGATAAGACCTTTTTGTCTGGGTAGCATACTGAGAAAGTTCCCCCACTGTTTCCTTTTCTTCCTAGGCTAGTTTCTTTGAGCTTACTTAATAGTTGTGTGTTTGGCTGGTTGTCTGTATAAGCTTTGCTAATAGTATTTGAGACATTCCTTATCCTGtttctttttacttctattGGGGGCTGAGGTTGATCTAGAGTTAGAATCTGAATCCTATGCTTTTCTTATTGGAAGCCATGAACAATTATGATGTCTCTAAGCTATTGAATACCAATTTAAAATTCACTATCACTTTCTTTCCTGTTTGCATCTCAATGTTATTAAAGTTAATTCCCTGTTCATGTGTGCAAGTAGTTTACCCTCTTTAAATTCTCACTCACTTGAGGGGAGACCACAGAGCTTTGAAGTTGAAAGCAACAAATTTCTCACACTTTTTTGGGTGTATGCAGTTTGTGCCTAGCTCTCCATACTGGACGAGTTAGACTGAGGTCAGTAGGTGCAGCAATTGGAAGCTTTGGAAGTAAGAACCTTGCATGGTTGGATGGCTTGCATGGTTGGTATGTCAGATTTTGGTGGATTGCTGGTTGCAGTCAATGAATGAGAAGCTAGTCTATCTATCTGATAGTAGATCACTCTTATGAAGTTCTTCTACATGTCATGATGAGCAGTGTCCAACTATTAAATGTCTAAAGTAGATATCTTGGCAGTTAACATATCCGCTTGAAAGTTCTGCAATGGATTTTGCAGAAGATCATACCTATGGATTAGTTATCAGGGGAGTAACTATGGATGTTTGATGGAAAATAAGTTTGAGAATATGTACACACATATGGTTATCTCACTTTTATCTGGTTTGTCGCACTGTCTACTAGTGACAACAAAATCTTGTCATGTATGTTATTTTGGATTTGTGATGCTTGTGATCCAGATGGATAATTAGTGTCTGGTCACCTGTATCTTGTCGCGCCAGTTTCCCAGGCAGGGAATACCTAAACTATTTGTTTTGATGGAATACCTTTTATCTTTTGTTTCAGTGTGTTGAGGCATTTACCTAAAATGTCTTGTGGCTTTTGTTTTCGTCTAGTTGAAGCAAGTAGCAACCCATGGCTTTATGTTAAAATGCTGCATAACTATCTAGTGCTTATGTAAGGGTGgaagacatttcaatttaataaactcaaatatttatttggacgtccaaatgattttaattttttaaatataacatatttatcaTGTATTGAAAAGTTACTcaagaaaacattaaataagatcgaaggaaaaattactttaatttcTTAATGTGTAATTAAAAAATGTGACATATAAAGGGAAGGTGGGGGAGGGGAGaacttctcttttcttattttttttacgaACACGCTTTGgttttcctttttcatttgatattcaaaagaaaacattttattaatattacaaaTTGGATTGTATATATTTTGATGGTGTATATACTTATCATATATTAGTGTTACTAGAGTTGTGCACGGGCCCAACATGTcagacataaaataaaatattcattaaactttgtataaaacatagaaatttcATCCTGtgcttatttttttatttttattttatttttttaaaggaaattttttaaaatgtcaatattttaacatttaagaagGCTCATTAGCAACATTTTGCATATTTAGTAGaaatgtcaaattttagtttattatgtatcttttttatgtttttattatttgtttttatagaaagaatataattatttaataacaaaagagagaaaatcaagcgagagaatatttcaaaaaaaggtaaggatcacttaattttctcatcagttacattttcaaataaaatttaaattttgtttttttttctttctgtagtattttttacctttttaaaattatattcattcattaatatattctatttatattcattattgttttttattagtttgtattcattccaataggtatgccaaatgtatctatatagtcatttaagaaatatatttgtattcatatattttttttccttctgtagttatttttttcttcaaaaatcttgtatttcgtattcatttcaatatgtattttatttgtatttctatttattctagtttttatttagaattttatataataatatataaaatacaaaaaattagtatgatgagaaagtgagaatgaaatataaaattgaaaagattgaatattttgtgtaatcattcttaaataaaatacataactagttgacataactttagaataaatacaaattagaaaaaaaatgtcaaattcataaactatgcaacataatttttgaatgaatacaagtattaattgtatacatacaattttaaatacaaattgagaaaggatacaaaattctgaatttttttttatatatataaaaagaaactaATAGGATTTTGTTCTTCAtgtaaataatatacatatctaGTTAGTATACATTTGGGATGGATTCAATTAGGaacaaatacaagattcataacTATACAACATgagattttgaatgaatataaatattaatagcaTACATActaatttgaatattaattgtgaaaggatacaaaattttaagaaaaaattacaaatacaaatacataaaaatttcatagcaTACAACACAAATCCAATAAACGTCcattaataaaatttgaaatgtcATAGTCATATAAAATCTATtcataaattattgaatatctacaaatgtgaaaaatataaaggaacGAAAAAAAATGCATTATCAAAATTAACAGAAACTGA
This portion of the Solanum pennellii chromosome 12, SPENNV200 genome encodes:
- the LOC107007150 gene encoding protein SMG7-like isoform X1, with the protein product MMTIPMDSNLDHSSRERVQRLYNKNVELENKRRKAAQARVPSDPSAWQQMRENYETIILEDHVFSEQHEIEYALWQMHYRRIEELRAHFNAAANSSGTTNGKVHPTSGPDRITKIRTQFKTFLSEATGFYHDLMLKIRAKYGLPLGYNSDDPENQIASSNDGNKSVELKKGLISCHRCLIYLGDLARYKGLYGEGDSKARDFAAASSYYLQASSIWPSSGNPHHQLAILASYSNDELVAIYRYFRSLAVESPFATARDNLIIAFEKNRQCYIQILGDTKVSSTKAVPLRTIGKGRGKGETRQPMKDDKVEAISVQEKASSMSYIFRTFSTRYVRLNGILFTRTSLETFGEVQLVVKNDLLKLLSSGPDEKYNFGTDAADCRLAIVRIVGILIFTVHNVNRESENKSYAEILQRSVLLQNSFTAVFEFMGHVVERCVQLSDPTTSFLLPGVLVFVEWLACHQDVALGNEPEEKQTTARSFFWKNCIAFFNKLLSSGFKFVDDDKDETCFFNMSRYDEEESGNRLALPEDFELRGFLPLLPAQLILDFSRKHSFGGDGGIKEKKSRLQRIIAAGKALASVVRVGEEGIYFNSTAKKFIIGIEPQVSDDYVHGCTMEVPKLSGIGLVNPAAGQLTVGALQPKQQLYVECEEEDEVIVFKPSAAEKHVNGSTSNMMATEVPVSYVGAANVPPRISITSAGLGNEVGPFSAALDGLITPSALHASVRPHSTIANNSGQYMQPIQPNTSMWSVQQGAVMNGLASLNLIGNDPTIKSELQDRSGVFPPATYSIPFPQSVNFSIANSIPAQVPDAAIPSNFSSLSSSVAGMDSMSVKSPSVTSTGIKKNPVSRPVRHLGPPPGFGYVPSKVVDESSSAITVKNEHSLPPMDDYSWLDGYQLSSSNQSTGFNNSINHSTQNYVSVSKSSSSVGMASFPFPGKQVNPLHVQLGNQKGREDYQISEQLKLYQEQPQQLKSVNQQSVALPQQHQGQSLWECRFFV
- the LOC107007150 gene encoding protein SMG7-like isoform X2 → MMTIPMDSNLDHSSRERVQRLYNKNVELENKRRKAAQARVPSDPSAWQQMRENYETIILEDHVFSEQHEIEYALWQMHYRRIEELRAHFNAAANSSGTTNGKVHPTSGPDRITKIRTQFKTFLSEATGFYHDLMLKIRAKYGLPLGYNSDDPENQIASSNDGNKSVELKKGLISCHRCLIYLGDLARYKGLYGEGDSKARDFAAASSYYLQASSIWPSSGNPHHQLAILASYSNDELVAIYRYFRSLAVESPFATARDNLIIAFEKNRQCYIQILGDTKVSSTKAVPLRTIGKGRGKGETRQPMKDDKVEAISVQEKASSMSYIFRTFSTRYVRLNGILFTRTSLETFGEVQLVVKNDLLKLLSSGPDEKYNFGTDAADCRLAIVRIVGILIFTVHNVNRESENKSYAEILQRSVLLQNSFTAVFEFMGHVVERCVQLSDPTTSFLLPGVLVFVEWLACHQDVALGNEPEEKQTTARSFFWKNCIAFFNKLLSSGFKFVDDDKDETCFFNMSRYDEEESGNRLALPEDFELRGFLPLLPAQLILDFSRKHSFGGDGGIKEKKSRLQRIIAAGKALASVVRVGEEGIYFNSTAKKFIIGIEPQVSDDYVHGCTMEVPKLSGIGLVNPAAGQLTVGALQPKQQLYVECEEEDEVIVFKPSAAEKHVNGSTSNMMATEVPVSYVGAANVPPRISITSAGLGNEVGPFSAALDGLITPSALHASVRPHSTIANNSGQYMQPIQPNTSMWSVQQGAVMNGLASLNLIGNDPTIKSELQDRSGVFPPATYSIPFPQSVNFSIANSIPAQVPDAAIPSNFSSLSSSVAGMDSMSVKSPSVTSTGIKKNPVSRPVRHLGPPPGFGYVPSKVVDESSSAITVKNEHSLPPMDDYSWLDGYQLSSSNQSTGFNNSINHSTQNYVSVSKSSSSVGMASFPFPGKQEQPQQLKSVNQQSVALPQQHQGQSLWECRFFV